From Nicotiana tabacum cultivar K326 chromosome 22, ASM71507v2, whole genome shotgun sequence, one genomic window encodes:
- the LOC107785131 gene encoding protein WHAT'S THIS FACTOR 1 homolog, chloroplastic, with amino-acid sequence MQLANRLVYLLGSSNRKPHEFRGFTQFTASISSLKVAWRKDSKLDQAIENDKKWKHCARVVKEVLNEPGQVIPLHYLEKRRERLRLPVKIKTFLYLNPGLFDTYMDRVRPKSDPVTFIRASDRLRQFLEEESRIYIKNENFLVSKLCKLLMMSKDNVVSADKLVQVKREFGFPNDFLVNLVPKYPEYFNLIGEPGEGKSFLQLVTWNPEFAKSVIELRAEEESRLTGIRSRPAFNWKLPPGFFIRKEVREWIRDWIELPYISPYNDASHLDQSSREMEKRTVGVFHELLSLSIYKRVPIDILGKFSDECRFSNAFSNVFTRHSGIFYMSLKCGIKTAMLREAYKDSELIDLDPLLEIKDKFLELLAEGHKQKAERLRLQREMVQKDMKMMAVSNNGLDYHKYEEELLDEEEDAELSTLTSS; translated from the coding sequence ATGCAACTCGCAAACCGGCTTGTCTATTTACTCGGAAGCTCAAATCGGAAACCCCATGAATTTAGGGGTTTCACGCAATTCACAGCATCAATCTCAAGCCTTAAAGTAGCATGGCGCAAGGACTCAAAGCTAGACCAAGCAATCGAAAACGACAAAAAATGGAAGCATTGCGCAAGAGTTGTTAAAGAAGTGCTAAACGAACCGGGTCAGGTAATTCCTCTTCACTATTTGGAGAAACGACGCGAAAGATTGCGGTTGCCCGTAAAAATCAAAACTTTTCTTTATTTGAACCCCGGGTTATTCGATACTTACATGGATCGGGTCAGGCCTAAATCCGATCCGGTCACGTTCATTCGGGCAAGCGATAGATTAAGGCAATTCTTGGAAGAGGAGAGTAGGAtttatataaaaaatgaaaactttTTGGTTTCTAAGTTGTGCAAACTTCTAATGATGTCTAAGGATAATGTTGTAAGTGCAGATAAATTAGTACAGGTGAAGAGGGAATTCGGGTTCCCGAATGattttttggtaaatttggtgcCAAAATATCCGGAATATTTTAACTTAATTGGTGAACCTGGGGAGGGAAAATCATTTTTACAATTGGTTACATGGAACCCGGAGTTTGCGAAGTCGGTGATTGAGCTAAGAGCTGAGGAAGAATCAAGGTTAACAGGGATCAGATCTAGGCCAGCATTTAACTGGAAACTTCCTCCGGGCTTTTTCATTAGGAAGGAAGTGAGAGAGTGGATTCGAGATTGGATAGAGCTTCCTTATATATCACCCTACAATGATGCATCACATTTGGATCAATCTTCACGAGAGATGGAGAAGAGGACTGTGGGGGTTTTCCACGAGTTGCTATCGCTTTCTATTTATAAGAGGGTTCCTATCGACATTTTGGGGAAGTTTAGTGACGAATGTAGGTTCTCAAACGCATTCTCGAATGTATTTACTAGGCATTCGGGGATATTTTATATGTCGTTGAAGTGTGGGATTAAAACTGCAATGCTTAGGGAAGCATACAAGGATAGTGAGCTGATTGATCTAGACCCACTTCTCGAGATTAAAGACAAATTTCTCGAGTTACTTGCTGAGGGCCACAAGCAGAAAGCTGAGCGATTGAGATTGCAAAGAGAGATGGTTCAGAAGGACATGAAAATGATGGCGGTTAGCAATAATGGACTAGACTATCATAAATATGAGGAGGAGCTTCTGGACGAGGAGGAAGATGCCGAGCTGTCAACACTAACATCATCTTGA